The following are from one region of the Jatrophihabitans telluris genome:
- a CDS encoding phytoene desaturase family protein — MSPAETVDAVVIGAGHNGLVAANLLADAGWDVLVCEATDHIGGAVRSAEVTAPGFVTDLFSAFYPLAGASPVLRALELDRHGLTWTHAPAVLAHVFPDDRCAVLSRDLATTAAGLETFGTGDGAAWTRLTEQFTQILDPLLAALFNPLPAIGPVTRLLRTLGTADALRLARMAAQPVRRMGEETFTGSGGGMLLAGNALHADLGPDGAGSALYGWLLCMLGQTVGFPVPVGGAGRLGEALDSRLRKSGGTVRRQSPVEQLELDASGAVSGVRLAGGERIRARRAVLADVPAPILYRNLLDESVLPARMRADLDRFEWDPPTLKIDWALSHKLNWTAEGARGAGTVHLGVDLDGLTDYAADLATGRVPQRPFLLFGQMTTADASRSPAGTESAWAYTHLPRRVPVTDELVADHVARVESTLEHHAPGFGESVLARHVQSPAALQEANPALVGGAVNGGTAQLHQQLVFRPVPGLGGSATPIDRLYLAGSSAHPGGGVHGACGANAARAALRRNGTLGGVGRRITDTALSRIYRG, encoded by the coding sequence ATGAGCCCGGCCGAGACGGTCGACGCGGTGGTGATCGGCGCCGGCCACAACGGCCTGGTCGCCGCGAACCTGCTGGCCGACGCCGGCTGGGACGTCCTCGTATGCGAGGCCACCGACCACATAGGCGGAGCGGTGCGATCGGCAGAGGTGACCGCGCCGGGGTTCGTCACCGATCTGTTCAGTGCTTTCTACCCGTTGGCCGGCGCCTCACCGGTGCTCCGGGCGCTCGAACTCGACCGCCACGGTCTGACCTGGACGCACGCGCCGGCGGTGTTGGCCCATGTCTTTCCCGACGATCGTTGCGCCGTGCTTTCCCGTGATCTCGCGACAACCGCCGCCGGGTTGGAAACCTTCGGGACCGGCGACGGAGCGGCCTGGACGCGCCTGACCGAGCAGTTCACCCAAATCCTCGACCCGCTGCTCGCGGCGTTGTTCAACCCGCTGCCCGCGATCGGACCGGTCACCCGGCTGCTGCGAACCCTCGGCACCGCCGATGCCCTGCGACTGGCGCGGATGGCGGCGCAACCGGTCCGGCGAATGGGCGAGGAAACCTTCACCGGTAGCGGCGGCGGCATGCTGCTGGCCGGCAACGCCCTGCACGCCGACCTCGGTCCGGACGGGGCCGGAAGTGCCTTGTACGGCTGGCTGTTGTGCATGCTCGGGCAGACCGTCGGATTCCCGGTGCCGGTCGGCGGGGCCGGCCGGCTCGGCGAGGCCCTGGACTCCCGGCTGCGCAAGTCCGGCGGGACGGTGCGCCGGCAATCGCCGGTGGAGCAACTGGAACTGGACGCCAGCGGAGCCGTGAGCGGTGTCCGGCTGGCCGGGGGCGAGCGGATTCGGGCCCGGCGTGCGGTGCTGGCCGACGTGCCCGCACCGATCCTGTACCGCAACCTGTTGGACGAGTCGGTACTGCCGGCGCGAATGCGGGCCGACCTCGACCGTTTCGAATGGGACCCGCCGACGCTGAAGATCGATTGGGCCTTGTCCCACAAGCTGAACTGGACCGCCGAGGGTGCCCGCGGGGCCGGAACCGTCCACCTCGGGGTCGACCTGGACGGGTTGACCGACTACGCCGCGGACCTGGCCACGGGCCGCGTCCCGCAACGGCCGTTCCTGCTCTTCGGCCAGATGACCACCGCCGATGCGAGCCGATCGCCCGCCGGCACCGAGTCGGCCTGGGCCTACACCCACCTGCCGCGCCGGGTGCCGGTCACCGACGAGCTGGTGGCCGACCACGTCGCCCGGGTGGAGTCGACGCTCGAACACCACGCTCCGGGCTTCGGCGAGTCGGTGCTCGCCCGGCACGTCCAGTCGCCGGCCGCGCTTCAGGAGGCCAATCCGGCCCTCGTCGGCGGAGCGGTCAACGGCGGAACGGCGCAACTGCACCAGCAGCTGGTCTTCCGCCCTGTGCCCGGACTGGGCGGCTCGGCCACGCCGATCGACCGGCTTTACCTGGCCGGTTCCTCCGCGCACCCTGGCGGTGGCGTCCATGGCGCGTGCGGCGCGAACGCGGCCCGCGCGGCCCTGCGGCGTAACGGCACGCTCGGCGGGGTCGGACGTCGCATCACCGATACCGCTCTGAGCCGTATCTATCGCGGCTGA
- a CDS encoding SRPBCC family protein translates to MSVDRTNMSEVSRTVKATPHRVFAELSDGWAYVGWVVGATHIRDVDAEWPDVGSRIHHQVGSWPAAISDTTEVLESEADRRLLLRAKGWPLGEATVEIVLTEQDGQCLVSLREAPSAGPGRWLDNPALRWMLKARNTETLSRLADRVEHRPIPE, encoded by the coding sequence GTGAGCGTTGATCGCACGAACATGTCCGAAGTGAGCCGAACGGTGAAGGCCACCCCACACCGGGTGTTCGCCGAACTCAGCGATGGCTGGGCCTACGTCGGCTGGGTCGTCGGCGCCACCCACATCCGCGATGTCGACGCCGAATGGCCCGACGTCGGCAGCCGGATCCACCATCAGGTCGGCAGCTGGCCCGCGGCCATCAGCGACACCACCGAGGTGCTCGAGAGCGAAGCGGACCGGCGCCTGCTGCTGCGGGCCAAGGGCTGGCCGCTCGGCGAGGCGACCGTCGAGATCGTGCTGACCGAGCAGGACGGCCAGTGCCTGGTGAGCCTGCGGGAGGCACCCTCGGCCGGACCGGGTCGGTGGCTGGACAATCCTGCCCTGCGCTGGATGCTCAAGGCGCGCAACACCGAGACGCTGAGCCGGTTGGCCGACCGGGTCGAGCATCGACCGATTCCCGAATGA
- a CDS encoding dioxygenase family protein: MTTSAEATPSDLTALPALYLSHGAPPLVEDRLWTAQLAELAHDLPRPSAILVVSAHWESAPLMLGATETVPLVYDFGGFAPHYYQVRYPAPGAPELAARVAALMPDSEPVSRQPTRGLDHGAYVPLTVMYPDADIPVLQMSLPTLDPGRLLELGARLRPLRDEGVLIIGSGFATHGLPFLRDFRTDAPAPGWSREFDAWLAETLARGAVDELADFRNRAPGMPYAHPTIEHFAPLFITLGSAADPEAAPEQLIDGFWMGLAKRTFAVA, from the coding sequence ATGACCACATCAGCCGAAGCGACCCCGAGTGACCTGACTGCACTACCCGCGCTGTATCTGAGCCACGGTGCCCCGCCGCTGGTCGAGGACCGCCTGTGGACCGCGCAGCTTGCCGAGTTGGCCCACGATCTGCCCCGGCCCTCGGCGATCCTGGTCGTTTCCGCGCACTGGGAGTCGGCGCCGCTCATGCTGGGCGCGACCGAGACCGTCCCGCTGGTCTACGACTTCGGCGGCTTCGCCCCGCACTACTACCAGGTCCGTTATCCCGCCCCGGGCGCGCCGGAGCTCGCGGCCCGGGTCGCTGCTCTGATGCCCGACTCCGAACCGGTGTCGCGGCAGCCCACGCGCGGCCTGGACCACGGCGCGTACGTACCCCTGACGGTCATGTACCCCGACGCCGACATCCCGGTGCTGCAGATGTCGTTGCCGACTCTGGACCCCGGTCGCCTGCTCGAACTCGGTGCCCGGCTGCGTCCGCTGCGGGATGAGGGCGTGCTCATTATCGGCTCCGGGTTCGCGACCCACGGTCTGCCCTTCCTGCGCGATTTCCGCACCGACGCGCCGGCTCCGGGTTGGTCGCGCGAGTTCGACGCGTGGCTGGCCGAAACCCTGGCCCGCGGCGCGGTGGACGAACTGGCCGACTTCCGTAACCGGGCTCCCGGGATGCCCTACGCCCACCCCACGATCGAGCATTTCGCTCCGCTGTTCATCACTCTGGGCAGTGCCGCCGACCCCGAAGCCGCACCGGAGCAGCTCATCGACGGATTCTGGATGGGTCTGGCCAAGCGCACGTTCGCCGTAGCCTGA
- a CDS encoding FAD-binding protein, which produces MTDTSLHNWAGNITFSPTELHRPRTVDELQSAVAKARFIRALGTGHSFNTIAAPREESVSLSDLPDELELDSAARTVRVTGGVRFGELARYLDRNGFALRNMGSLPHIAVAGAVSTGTHGSGDGNAVLAASVEAIEYVGPDGSLRRVARGEADFDGSVIALGALGIAYALELSVVERFDVRQFVYEDLPLTGYCDHLDAITGGSYSTSAFTDWSSGRIGALWLKQRITPGVDPAAAPAELFGSRLATVAHHPIPGEQADWATAQLGEVGPWHERLPHFRMDFTPSAGDELQSEYFLDRQHAPAAIRALSGISALIGSRLLIGEIRTIAADQLWISPFLDRQTVALHFTWMPGLAQVEPITRAIETALAPLGARPHWGKVFTLDPRDFRTAYPRLGDFSELVQRVDPQATFGNEFIDRYVHGSA; this is translated from the coding sequence GTGACTGACACTTCGCTGCACAATTGGGCCGGCAACATCACCTTCTCGCCCACCGAGCTGCACCGACCACGAACCGTCGACGAGTTGCAGAGCGCGGTAGCGAAGGCACGGTTCATCCGCGCTCTGGGCACCGGGCACTCCTTCAACACCATCGCCGCCCCGCGCGAGGAATCCGTAAGCCTGTCCGACCTGCCGGATGAACTCGAGCTGGACTCGGCCGCACGGACCGTCCGCGTCACCGGAGGCGTGCGCTTCGGCGAACTGGCCCGTTACCTCGACCGCAACGGCTTCGCGCTGCGCAACATGGGTTCGCTGCCCCATATCGCCGTTGCCGGAGCGGTGTCGACCGGCACACACGGATCCGGTGACGGCAATGCCGTGCTGGCCGCCAGCGTGGAGGCGATCGAGTACGTCGGGCCGGACGGATCGCTGCGCCGCGTAGCCCGCGGCGAGGCCGACTTCGACGGCTCGGTCATCGCGCTGGGCGCCCTCGGTATCGCCTACGCCCTGGAGCTGTCGGTCGTGGAACGCTTCGACGTGCGCCAGTTCGTCTACGAGGACCTGCCGCTGACCGGCTATTGCGATCACCTTGATGCGATCACCGGCGGTTCGTACTCCACGAGCGCCTTCACCGACTGGAGCTCCGGTCGGATCGGTGCCCTGTGGCTCAAGCAGCGCATCACCCCTGGCGTGGACCCCGCGGCGGCCCCGGCCGAGCTGTTCGGCAGCCGCCTGGCCACCGTGGCCCACCACCCGATCCCGGGCGAGCAGGCGGACTGGGCGACCGCCCAGCTCGGCGAGGTCGGGCCCTGGCACGAGCGGTTGCCGCACTTCCGGATGGACTTCACCCCGAGCGCGGGCGATGAACTTCAGTCGGAGTACTTCCTCGACCGGCAGCATGCTCCGGCGGCCATCCGGGCGCTGTCGGGCATCAGCGCGCTCATCGGGTCGCGGCTACTGATCGGCGAGATTCGAACGATCGCCGCCGACCAGCTGTGGATAAGCCCGTTCCTCGATCGCCAGACGGTGGCCCTGCATTTCACCTGGATGCCCGGGCTCGCGCAGGTGGAGCCGATCACGCGCGCCATCGAAACGGCGCTGGCACCGCTGGGTGCCCGGCCGCACTGGGGCAAGGTCTTCACCCTGGACCCGCGGGACTTCCGTACGGCCTATCCGCGATTGGGTGATTTCTCAGAACTGGTGCAGCGGGTGGACCCGCAGGCGACATTCGGCAACGAGTTCATCGACCGCTACGTGCACGGCTCGGCCTGA
- a CDS encoding helix-turn-helix domain-containing protein, whose amino-acid sequence MTSAQVVGPDDGERALNGPDAGTIGHRLRDARNRLGWSLAAASHVSGISAAALGSYERGSRTLTVATLAEVARTYETNVLEVIDPVAAGLDAAPQNNCVLNLLALGGQLRWGSLYSFAVRVTKMRDQEGVSQVVLRANELDVIAASYALTTPALIEQLINLGCAERLPDDRVNADR is encoded by the coding sequence ATGACCTCAGCTCAGGTGGTCGGCCCGGACGACGGCGAACGCGCCCTCAACGGACCCGACGCGGGCACCATCGGCCACCGGCTGCGCGATGCCCGCAACCGCCTGGGCTGGTCACTGGCCGCAGCGTCGCACGTGTCCGGCATCTCCGCCGCCGCCCTGGGCTCCTACGAGCGGGGCAGCCGAACCCTGACCGTGGCCACCCTCGCCGAGGTTGCACGCACCTACGAGACCAACGTCCTCGAAGTCATCGACCCGGTAGCCGCTGGGCTGGATGCGGCCCCCCAGAACAACTGCGTGCTGAACCTGCTCGCTCTGGGCGGTCAGCTGCGCTGGGGCTCGCTGTACAGCTTCGCCGTCAGGGTCACCAAGATGCGCGATCAGGAAGGCGTGAGCCAGGTCGTGCTGCGCGCCAACGAATTGGACGTCATCGCGGCCAGCTACGCCTTGACGACGCCCGCCCTGATCGAGCAGCTCATCAATCTGGGCTGCGCCGAGCGCCTTCCCGACGATCGGGTCAACGCCGACCGCTAA
- a CDS encoding Bax inhibitor-1/YccA family protein, with amino-acid sequence MASNPVLRNFEKSGQPGVNARPAGPIAPPPPSADQLDQWYAQPAYGQQPPSGLAPAAPARYLTLDDVITRCVILFATVFAAAAVAWFSPSSLQGLFVLVGIFGGLGLGLYISITGKANAINCSIYAALEGLFLGGVSAFFNDRWPGIVVQAVTGTILVAGGTLIVYKTGAVRVTPRFTKIVFAATLGAVGLMLVNGLASIFVSGGLGLRDGQNHLGLAIGFSLLCIVIAASNLIVDFDTVEQSVRRGVDEKYGWYLSFGILVTLVWLYLEILRMLSYLRNN; translated from the coding sequence GTGGCCAGCAACCCGGTCCTGCGCAACTTCGAGAAGTCCGGGCAACCCGGCGTCAACGCCCGCCCCGCGGGCCCGATCGCGCCGCCGCCGCCGTCCGCCGACCAACTCGACCAGTGGTACGCCCAGCCCGCCTACGGCCAGCAGCCGCCGTCCGGCCTCGCCCCCGCCGCCCCGGCGCGGTACCTCACCCTCGACGACGTGATCACCCGCTGCGTGATCCTCTTCGCCACCGTCTTCGCGGCCGCGGCGGTGGCCTGGTTCTCGCCCAGTTCGCTGCAGGGCCTGTTCGTCCTGGTCGGCATCTTCGGCGGTCTCGGCCTTGGCCTCTACATCAGCATCACCGGCAAGGCCAACGCGATCAACTGCAGCATCTACGCCGCGCTCGAGGGACTGTTCCTCGGCGGCGTCAGTGCCTTCTTCAACGACCGCTGGCCCGGAATCGTGGTGCAGGCCGTGACCGGGACGATCCTGGTGGCCGGCGGCACCCTGATCGTCTACAAGACCGGCGCGGTGCGCGTCACCCCCCGGTTCACCAAGATCGTCTTCGCGGCCACCCTGGGTGCGGTCGGCCTGATGCTCGTCAACGGCCTGGCCAGCATCTTCGTCAGCGGTGGCCTCGGCCTGCGGGATGGCCAGAACCACCTCGGACTCGCCATCGGGTTCAGCCTGCTGTGCATCGTCATCGCCGCCTCGAACCTGATCGTCGATTTCGACACGGTGGAGCAGTCCGTTCGGCGGGGCGTGGACGAGAAGTACGGCTGGTACCTGTCCTTCGGCATCCTGGTGACGCTGGTCTGGCTCTACCTGGAGATCCTGCGGATGCTCAGCTACCTGCGCAACAACTAG
- a CDS encoding acetyl-CoA C-acetyltransferase, which translates to MPEAVIVATARSPIGRAGKGSLAEIRPDDLTAQIITAALAKVPELDPHDIDDLMLGCGLPGGEQGYNMARIVAVELGYDFLPGTTITRYCSSSLQTTRMALHAIRAGEGEVFISAGVEAVSRFAKGSSDGLPDTQNPLFAPARARTARIAAEGAGDWHDPREDGAVPDAYIAMGQTAENLALLKGVSREEMDTFAVRSQNLAEKAIADGFWAREITPVTTPSGTVVSADDGPRAGVTYDAVSGLKPVFRPDGRITAGNCCPLNDGAAALVIMSDTKAAQLGLTPLARIVSTGVTALSPEIMGLGPVEASKQALARAGLSIGDIDLVEINEAFAAQVIPSYRDLGIDLDRLNVNGGAIAVGHPFGMTGARITTTLINSLQTHDKQFGLETMCVGGGQGMALVLERLS; encoded by the coding sequence ATGCCGGAAGCCGTCATCGTCGCCACCGCCCGATCGCCGATCGGCCGCGCCGGCAAGGGATCGCTGGCCGAAATCCGACCGGACGACCTCACCGCCCAGATCATCACCGCCGCCCTGGCCAAGGTGCCTGAGCTCGATCCGCACGACATCGACGACCTGATGCTGGGTTGCGGGTTGCCCGGCGGCGAGCAGGGTTACAACATGGCCCGGATCGTGGCCGTGGAACTGGGCTACGACTTCCTGCCCGGCACCACCATCACCCGCTACTGCTCCTCCTCCCTGCAGACCACGCGAATGGCGCTGCACGCCATCCGGGCCGGCGAGGGCGAGGTGTTCATCTCGGCCGGGGTGGAGGCGGTTTCCCGTTTTGCCAAGGGTTCCTCCGACGGGTTGCCCGACACCCAGAACCCGCTGTTCGCACCGGCCCGGGCCCGCACGGCGAGGATCGCTGCGGAAGGCGCCGGCGACTGGCACGACCCGCGCGAGGACGGCGCTGTCCCCGACGCCTACATCGCCATGGGCCAGACGGCGGAGAACCTCGCGCTGCTCAAAGGAGTGTCCCGGGAAGAGATGGACACCTTCGCCGTCCGATCTCAGAACCTGGCCGAGAAGGCGATCGCGGACGGCTTCTGGGCGCGGGAGATCACACCGGTCACGACCCCGTCCGGGACCGTCGTGTCCGCCGACGACGGTCCGCGCGCCGGGGTCACCTATGACGCTGTTTCCGGTCTCAAGCCGGTGTTCCGGCCCGACGGCCGGATCACAGCCGGCAACTGCTGCCCGCTCAATGACGGGGCCGCCGCGCTGGTCATCATGAGTGACACCAAGGCCGCCCAGCTCGGGCTGACCCCGCTGGCGCGCATCGTCTCGACCGGCGTCACCGCGTTGTCCCCCGAGATCATGGGCCTCGGCCCGGTCGAGGCGTCCAAGCAGGCGCTGGCCCGGGCCGGCCTGAGCATCGGCGACATCGATCTCGTGGAGATAAACGAGGCGTTCGCCGCGCAGGTGATCCCTTCCTACCGGGACCTGGGCATCGACCTGGACCGCCTCAACGTCAACGGCGGCGCGATCGCCGTGGGCCACCCCTTCGGCATGACCGGAGCCCGGATCACGACGACGCTGATCAACTCACTGCAGACCCACGACAAGCAGTTCGGCCTGGAGACGATGTGCGTGGGCGGCGGCCAGGGCATGGCGCTGGTGCTGGAGCGGCTGTCCTGA
- a CDS encoding SGNH/GDSL hydrolase family protein translates to MGRASRARRVATAAAFGGTGLGAIGAAAAGLMYGESKLARRRIAPAETNPPTADGLWTAPGVQSKRDKLVFAMLGDSSAAGYGVHRDAETPAARIAVGLSALSRRPVELVNVAEVGAQSSALLEQAERVLPRKPALAVVMVGANDVTHLVRASDSVRHLSAAIELLRENNIEVVVGTCPDLGTIRPIAQPLRWMVRRLSRTLAAAQTMAVVGAGGRAVSLGDILGPEFATERHYFSEDQFHPSATGYARAADVLLPSAAAALGLVTVARPAGPFTSDKARPIARAAARAASRPGTEVVGTSVDGVATGRHGRWARLTRRRAGDVITPTPEAAVHDQPATMSDTDR, encoded by the coding sequence ATGGGACGGGCTTCACGCGCACGCCGGGTGGCGACGGCGGCGGCGTTCGGTGGCACCGGCCTCGGAGCCATCGGCGCGGCGGCCGCCGGACTCATGTACGGCGAGTCCAAGCTCGCGCGCCGCCGGATCGCCCCCGCCGAGACCAATCCGCCCACCGCCGACGGGCTGTGGACCGCGCCGGGGGTCCAGAGCAAGCGTGACAAGCTCGTCTTCGCGATGCTCGGGGACTCCTCCGCCGCCGGCTACGGTGTGCATCGCGACGCCGAAACCCCGGCTGCCCGGATCGCCGTCGGCCTGTCCGCGCTGTCGCGCCGCCCGGTCGAGCTGGTCAACGTCGCCGAGGTGGGGGCGCAGTCGAGCGCGCTGCTCGAACAAGCGGAGCGGGTCCTGCCGCGCAAGCCCGCCCTGGCCGTGGTCATGGTCGGGGCCAACGACGTGACCCACCTGGTGCGCGCCTCGGACTCGGTCCGGCATCTCAGCGCGGCGATCGAGCTCCTGCGGGAGAACAACATCGAGGTCGTCGTCGGAACCTGCCCGGATCTGGGCACCATCAGGCCGATCGCACAGCCCTTGCGGTGGATGGTGCGCCGCCTGTCCCGGACTCTGGCGGCCGCCCAGACCATGGCCGTGGTCGGCGCGGGTGGCCGGGCGGTCAGCCTCGGCGACATCCTGGGTCCGGAGTTCGCCACCGAGCGGCACTACTTCTCCGAGGACCAGTTCCATCCCTCGGCCACCGGGTACGCCCGCGCGGCCGACGTCCTGCTGCCCTCGGCCGCGGCCGCGCTCGGACTGGTGACGGTCGCTCGCCCGGCCGGCCCGTTCACCTCCGACAAGGCCCGTCCGATCGCCCGGGCGGCAGCTCGTGCGGCCAGCCGCCCCGGGACCGAGGTGGTCGGGACGTCCGTGGACGGGGTGGCCACCGGACGTCACGGGCGCTGGGCCAGGCTGACCCGCCGCCGGGCCGGGGACGTGATTACTCCCACGCCCGAAGCCGCCGTACACGACCAACCTGCCACCATGTCCGATACCGACCGGTAA
- a CDS encoding cystathionine beta-synthase, with translation MRYYTSLVDLIGNTPLVQLRSVTSHLDPANAPTVLAKVEYFNPGGSVKDRIAVRMIEAAEASGELKPGGTIVEPTSGNTGVGLAIVAQQRGYRCVFVLPDKVAADKVNTLKAYGAEVHVCPTAVAPEDPRSYYSVSDRLVREIDGAWKPNQYANINNPRSHYETTGPEVWEQTDGRITHFVAGVGTGGTISGTGRYLKEASGGRVQIIGADPEGSVYSGGTGRPYLVEGVGEDFWPDAFDRTITDEIIAVSDRQSFELTRRLAREEGLLVGGSCGMAVVAALRVAERAGKDDVIVVLLPDGGRGYLGKIFNDQWMSDYGFLDTAAGDTVGDVLTAKSGQTPALVHAHPNETVREAIDILREYGVSQLPVVKAEPPVTAGEVAGSVSERALLDALFAGTASLADPLDKHMSAPLPIIGSGEPVRAAVALLESADALLVHIDGKPAGVLTRQDLLGHLVG, from the coding sequence ATGCGCTACTACACATCGCTGGTGGACCTGATCGGCAACACCCCGCTGGTTCAGCTCCGCAGCGTCACATCCCATCTCGACCCGGCCAACGCACCGACCGTGCTGGCCAAGGTCGAGTACTTCAACCCAGGCGGATCGGTGAAGGACCGGATAGCGGTGCGAATGATCGAGGCGGCCGAGGCCAGCGGCGAGCTCAAACCCGGCGGCACGATCGTCGAACCCACCTCGGGCAACACCGGGGTCGGTCTGGCGATCGTGGCTCAGCAGCGCGGGTACCGGTGCGTTTTCGTGCTTCCGGACAAAGTCGCGGCGGACAAGGTCAACACGCTCAAGGCCTACGGCGCCGAGGTGCACGTCTGCCCGACCGCGGTCGCCCCGGAGGACCCGAGGTCCTACTACTCCGTTTCCGACCGGCTGGTGCGCGAGATCGACGGTGCCTGGAAGCCCAACCAGTACGCCAACATCAACAATCCGCGCTCGCACTACGAGACGACCGGCCCCGAGGTCTGGGAGCAGACCGACGGCCGGATCACGCATTTCGTGGCCGGCGTCGGAACCGGTGGCACGATCTCGGGCACCGGCCGCTACCTCAAGGAGGCATCCGGCGGGCGCGTGCAGATCATCGGCGCGGACCCGGAGGGCTCGGTCTACTCGGGCGGCACCGGTCGCCCCTATCTGGTCGAAGGAGTCGGCGAGGACTTCTGGCCCGATGCCTTCGACCGGACCATCACCGACGAGATCATCGCCGTCTCGGATCGGCAGTCCTTCGAGCTGACCCGTCGGTTGGCGCGTGAGGAGGGCCTGCTTGTCGGCGGCTCCTGCGGGATGGCGGTCGTCGCGGCCTTGCGCGTGGCCGAGCGGGCCGGCAAGGACGACGTCATCGTCGTGCTGCTGCCCGACGGAGGACGCGGTTACCTCGGCAAGATCTTCAACGATCAGTGGATGAGCGACTACGGCTTCCTCGACACCGCGGCCGGCGACACGGTGGGCGATGTGCTCACCGCCAAGAGCGGCCAAACCCCGGCACTGGTGCACGCCCACCCGAACGAGACCGTTCGCGAGGCCATCGACATCCTGCGCGAGTACGGGGTTTCGCAGTTGCCTGTGGTGAAGGCCGAGCCGCCCGTCACCGCGGGCGAGGTCGCCGGGTCGGTGTCGGAGCGCGCGTTGCTCGATGCGCTCTTCGCCGGAACCGCGTCGCTGGCCGACCCGCTTGACAAGCACATGTCCGCGCCGCTGCCGATCATCGGATCGGGCGAGCCGGTCCGGGCCGCGGTCGCACTGCTGGAATCGGCCGATGCCCTGCTGGTGCACATCGACGGCAAGCCCGCCGGGGTGCTGACCCGTCAGGACCTGCTCGGACACCTGGTGGGCTAG
- a CDS encoding cystathionine gamma-synthase, with product MSNDAFAGAGFNTRAIHAGQEPDSLTGAVAVPIYQTSTYKQDGVGGLRSGYEYSRSANPTRTALEECLAALEGGARGLAFASGLAAEDTVLRTLCKPGDHILLPDDAYGGTYRLIARVLAPWGVDFTPVAMHDVDAVAAAVRANTSVIWVETPTNPLLNVADIAALAEVADGINATLVVDNTFASPYLQQPLALGAAVVLHSTTKYLGGHSDVVGGAVVAREDELGERLAFHQNAMGAVSGPFDAWLVLRGIKTLGVRMDRHCDNAERVVEFLTGHPGVSRVLYPGLPEHPNHAVAARQMSRFGGMVSFRVAGGEDAALKVCELAEVFTLGESLGGVESLIEHPGRMTHASVAGSALEVPPDLVRLSVGIENIEDLLADLTAALA from the coding sequence ATGAGCAACGACGCTTTCGCCGGTGCCGGCTTCAACACCCGCGCGATTCACGCCGGCCAGGAACCGGACTCCCTGACCGGGGCGGTCGCCGTTCCGATCTACCAGACCTCGACGTACAAGCAGGACGGCGTCGGCGGTCTGCGTTCGGGCTATGAGTACTCGCGCAGCGCGAACCCCACTCGCACCGCGCTGGAGGAGTGCCTGGCCGCGCTGGAAGGTGGGGCGCGGGGCCTGGCCTTCGCCTCCGGGCTGGCCGCCGAGGACACCGTGCTGCGGACCCTGTGCAAACCGGGGGATCACATCCTGCTCCCCGATGATGCCTACGGGGGTACGTATCGCCTTATCGCTCGGGTGCTGGCGCCGTGGGGGGTGGACTTCACCCCGGTGGCCATGCACGATGTGGACGCTGTCGCGGCGGCCGTGCGTGCCAACACCAGTGTGATCTGGGTGGAGACGCCGACGAATCCGTTGCTCAACGTGGCCGACATCGCCGCGCTCGCCGAGGTGGCCGACGGCATCAATGCGACGCTGGTCGTCGACAACACCTTCGCCTCGCCCTATCTTCAGCAGCCCTTGGCCCTTGGTGCCGCGGTCGTCCTGCATTCGACCACCAAGTACCTCGGCGGCCACAGCGACGTGGTCGGCGGAGCCGTGGTCGCCCGGGAGGACGAACTCGGCGAGCGGCTGGCCTTTCACCAGAACGCGATGGGCGCGGTGAGCGGGCCCTTCGACGCCTGGCTGGTGCTGCGCGGGATCAAGACGCTCGGGGTCCGGATGGACCGCCACTGCGACAACGCCGAACGGGTGGTCGAGTTTCTGACCGGTCATCCCGGGGTGAGCAGGGTGCTCTACCCCGGTCTGCCAGAACATCCCAACCATGCGGTTGCCGCGCGGCAGATGAGCCGGTTCGGAGGCATGGTGTCCTTCCGGGTCGCCGGTGGCGAGGACGCTGCCCTCAAGGTGTGCGAGCTGGCCGAGGTCTTCACGCTCGGGGAGTCCCTCGGCGGCGTCGAATCACTGATCGAGCATCCGGGCCGGATGACGCACGCCAGCGTGGCGGGTTCGGCGTTGGAGGTGCCCCCCGACCTCGTTCGGCTGTCCGTGGGAATCGAGAACATCGAGGATCTGCTCGCCGACCTCACCGCGGCGCTGGCCTGA